In Lasioglossum baleicum chromosome 1, iyLasBale1, whole genome shotgun sequence, the genomic window tagatttattttctttgcaatTAATGATGCTTTCATAAGGTTTCGTATAAATTGTTGCCACATTAAATCGATTCGTATGCACTCTGATAAACTTCAGCAACTTCTTTATGTAGGAATCAATGGTGGTTACTGTATTTTCGCGGTCCTGCCAATAATATGCTGTTATACTATCGATCGCTAGAAGGGCAGTTTCAGCATTACTAAGAAACAGATCATCCAATGTACGCAGCGTCAGTAGAAATTGTTCGCTATGGTAACAATCGATCACATGCAGATTGGGCAGAGAATTCCGAACAACATTTATCTTTTCGGAATCGATGTCGATCGAATTTAATGTAATCTGTGTGGCATAAGCAACGTTCACGATATCAGTCATTATGTTGACCAAATCGGAAATTTGAAAATGATGGTCTGTATTGATTAGAACAGCCGAAGCGTTACAACCTTTGATACGAACGGTCCCATGATAATTTGGTAAAATGCATTTTGCAAGTAGTTGAGAAAGAAGAAGAGTTTTTCCAGTTGAATGTTCgccatttatttctataacgTCTGTACTTTGAAGTCCTACGGAAAACAAAGTGTCGTCGAGACTTCGCAGGCTCGGTTTACTGTTCAATCTTGCGAACAATTCCGCACCGGATTCTACGTGCGACCGCATTCCTttccttatatctcgtcggtggtaatagtgatgccagaccgtgaccgtggtactgtggtaatGACGATGATGGCTAAAATTCAA contains:
- the Xrcc2 gene encoding X-ray repair cross complementing 2 isoform X2 — its product is MANIQLEKLFFFLNYLQNAFYQIIMGPFVSKITLNSIDIDSEKINVVRNSLPNLHVIDCYHSEQFLLTLRTLDDLFLSNAETALLAIDSITAYYWQDRENTVTTIDSYIKKLLKFIRVHTNRFNVATIYTKPYESIINCKENKSTINSSTNAIAYRIHLRKTNGLQNLSCILETEKVIETMRYRVSASGVKWEVDPGKG
- the Xrcc2 gene encoding X-ray repair cross complementing 2 isoform X1; protein product: MRSHVESGAELFARLNSKPSLRSLDDTLFSVGLQSTDVIEINGEHSTGKTLLLSQLLAKCILPNYHGTVRIKGCNASAVLINTDHHFQISDLVNIMTDIVNVAYATQITLNSIDIDSEKINVVRNSLPNLHVIDCYHSEQFLLTLRTLDDLFLSNAETALLAIDSITAYYWQDRENTVTTIDSYIKKLLKFIRVHTNRFNVATIYTKPYESIINCKENKSTINSSTNAIAYRIHLRKTNGLQNLSCILETEKVIETMRYRVSASGVKWEVDPGKG